Proteins encoded by one window of Rhodamnia argentea isolate NSW1041297 chromosome 6, ASM2092103v1, whole genome shotgun sequence:
- the LOC115756007 gene encoding F-box protein SKIP23-like, whose amino-acid sequence MSVQQADWASLPGDIMDTVLKKLGSFDEYLRVSQVCMSWFSFVMNHTELKELSRKQAPLLVIPAIDNSRDRRNLYSVIDRKTYGVQVILRYNRRCVGSSHGWLATVGRKMVITLTNPFSQRQIRLPPIFNPPKGDITKDNPYCFYLWVFKVILSDDPDLCPENCVVGVIYDHLDRLAFIKLGDECWTYVDMNLKAFTDITFSRGLLHAIDRHGKLISVDLNIDSYVGENEVEVIVPRCMPRQSDFAYIVESCSRDILMVRRFLVKQPEHKDLYLTREIRVFKLKRNSSARSGWIEVKNLDGESLFVGDSHSTSLSCSEFPGVKPNCIYYTDDYFHDGHYHYKEDGPLDMGVFDMDNGSFESHYVLDPSQKQFPPAIFIMPSFSRNFP is encoded by the coding sequence ATGAGTGTTCAACAAGCAGATTGGGCATCTCTTCCGGGAGACATTATGGATACTGTTTTGAAGAAGTTGGGATCGTTTGATGAATACTTGCGCGTCAGCCAGGTATGTATGTCGTGGTTTTCGTTTGTCATGAATCATACGGAGTTGAAGGAGTTATCGCGCAAACAAGCTCCCTTGTTAGTGATTCCAGCGATAGATAATAGCCGAGATAGGCGCAATTTGTACAGTGTGATTGATCGCAAGACTTATGGTGTGCAAGTAATTTTGCGCTACAATAGAAGATGTGTTGGCTCCAGCCATGGATGGTTGGCGACCGTGGGAAGAAAGATGGTTATAACCCTCACGAATCCATTCTCGCAAAGACAAATTCGTCTTCCTCCGATATTCAATCCTCCCAAGGGAGACATCACAAAAGACAATCCTTATTGCTTTTATTTGTGggtttttaaagttattttgtCTGATGATCCAGATCTGTGCCCAGAGAATTGTGTGGTGGGGGTGATTTATGATCACCTCGATAGATTGGCATTTATTAAATTGGGTGATGAATGTTGGACTTATGTGGACATGAATCTCAAGGCATTTACCGATATTACATTTTCCCGGGGATTATTGCATGCGATCGATAGACATGGAAAGCTCATATCTGTCGACCTTAATATCGACTCATATGTCGgggaaaatgaagtagaagtCATTGTGCCACGTTGTATGCCAAGGCAGTCAGATTTTGCATACATCGTCGAATCGTGCAGCAGAGATATACTTATGGTTCGAAGATTTCTGGTGAAGCAACCAGAGCACAAGGATCTTTACCTTACGagagaaattagggttttcaaGCTTAAGAGGAATTCAAGCGCGCGCTCGGGGTGGATTGAGGTTAAGAACTTGGACGGGGAGTCCTTATTTGTTGGAGACAGCCATTCGACATCACTTTCTTGTTCGGAATTTCCCGGGGTGAAGCCGAACTGCATCTATTATACGGATGATTACTTCCACGATGGACACTATCACTACAAAGAAGATGGACCTCTGGATATGGGAGTGTTCGATATGGACAATGGAAGCTTCGAATCACATTACGTTCTGGATCCTTCTCAGAAGCAATTTCCTCCTGCAATATTCATTATGCCGAGTTTCTCACGTAATTTTCCTTAG